The Linepithema humile isolate Giens D197 chromosome 7, Lhum_UNIL_v1.0, whole genome shotgun sequence genome has a window encoding:
- the LOC105669049 gene encoding uncharacterized protein produces the protein MDILNIADEPVFDERIVKYEMHTYNPYANTTLGHSDEIRIPIQQQDLYTLPCESFLYIEGKLVTNLTDEARDNVCIMGNNCAAFMFDEMRYELDGVEIDRNRNIGITSTIKNYISLTMEKSKTLKYASWNPNGYPLTDGNFNFCVPLNTLLGFCEDYKRIVINARHELVLIRSRNDNNCLIARAGTNPMIELLKIQCRIPHVALSEVNKLSLLRTLESERYLSMCFRSWDLYEFPMLQNTTKHFWAVKAATQLEKPRYVIFALQTGRKNVLSENVAQFNVCKLTNVRLHLNSDFCPYDDVNLDFDRNRYAILYNMYTRFRKTYYGCDNTYLDIDEFLKAGPFVVIDCSRQNDSIKSVTVDVRIEFDCKKNIPANTTAYCLIIHDRMVEYNPLNNIVRRLV, from the coding sequence AGCCTGTTTTCGACGAGCGCATtgtgaaatatgagatgcacacgtacaatccgtacgCTAACACAACGTTGGGACACAGCGATGAGATACGAATACCTATACAGCAACAGGATTTGTACACGTTGccgtgtgagagttttctttacattgaaggaaaactcgttacAAATCTTACTGATGAGGCTAGagataacgtgtgtataatgggaaataattgtgccgcgttcatgtttgatgaaatgcgatacgagctcgacggagttgaaatcgatcgtaacagaaacATTGGAATAACGAGCACGATCAAAAACTATATATCACTGACGATGGAAAAGAGCAAGACgctgaaatacgcatcgtggaatccgAATGGATATCCGTTGACcgatggaaactttaatttttgcgttccgctCAATACTCTTTTGGGATTCTGTGAGGACTACAAGCGGATTGTAATCAACGCGCGTCATgaacttgtattgatacgCTCACGCAACGATAACAATTGTCTAATCGCACGAGCTGGTACGAATCCAATGATTGAActactcaagatacagtgTCGAATACCACATGTAGCTCTGAGCgaagtcaacaagctgtctcttcttcgaactttggaaagcgAAAGATATTTGAGCATGTGTTTCCGTTCGTGGGATCTGTACGAATTTCCCATGCTGCAAAATACAACCAAGCATTTCTGGGCTGTCAAAGCCGcgacgcaattggaaaaaccgcgatacgtaatctttGCTCTCCAAACCGGTCGAAAAAATGTGCTCTCTGAAAACGTTGCTCAATTTAATGTttgtaaactcaccaatgtgagactgcatctgaattcTGATTTTTGTCCGTACGACGACGTAAACTTGGATTTCGACAGGAATCGATATGCTATACTGTACAACATGTATACGCGTTTCCGTAAAACTTATTACGGATGCGATAATACGTATTTGGATATCGATGAATTTTTGAAAGCCGGTCCGttcgtagtcatagattgttcgcgacaaaacgactctATCAAGAGTGTCACCGTtgacgtgcgaatagaatttgattgtaaaaaaaatataccagCCAACACCACAGCCTATTGTCTTATTATACATGATCGAATGGTTGAATATAATCCGTTAaacaacattgtgcgcagactcgtatga